The proteins below come from a single Miscanthus floridulus cultivar M001 chromosome 1, ASM1932011v1, whole genome shotgun sequence genomic window:
- the LOC136483038 gene encoding lysine-specific demethylase JMJ26-like isoform X4 produces the protein MKNKGRPYPPSIKKRKKMLTGDNALMCHQCQRNDKGRVVWCNSCSNKRFCVPCIERWYPNLSEDEFAAKCPYCRKNCNCKGCLRMRGVEEPPKKEISEENQISYACDVVRLLLPWLRKLRQEQMEEKKLEAKIKGVLVNDTKLEQAECNLDERVYCNNCKTSIVDFHRSCKYCFYDLCLECCGEIRKGEIPGGEEITKVEPENRGRDYLFGTTKSKDGSKGFSLRRHSSENEPSNGIGSSEGASNSLALWKAESDGSIPCPPKELGGCGGSMLDLKCFFPEKMLSNLEERADRIMRSEVFANAVAKRSHRCPCYDHSGNIRTQDVRAAANRKGSSDNHLYSPVATAIKEDDLVHFQMHWSKGEPVIVSDVLHLTSGLSWEPLVMWRALREKKTNGDVEDEHFAVRAVDCLDWCEVEINIHMFFVGYMKGRTHTVAHWPEMLKLKDWPPSSSFDQRLPRHGAEFISALPFPEYTDPRYGPLNLAVKLPDGALKPDLGPKTYIAYGFYQELGRGDSVTKLHCDMSDAVNILTHTAQVPYECYQPVKIEKTRKKMKEQDLQELYGVSESRNITVDEMPKTSCNDGTCKEISDSLDINVVPPVNTKSKVQSEAGQCSDYIDKDKSYAGMHNGERTGGALWDIFRREDSDKLQDYLRKRAMEFRHIHCDPVKQVIHPIHDQTFYLTEEHKRKLKEEYGVEPWTFEQKLGEAVFIPAGCPHQVRNLKSCIKVAMDFVSPENVDECIKLTGEFRRLPPGHRAKEDKLEIKKIALHALNQVINFLDPSSEGLKSGAAQPKNKKEAEAEEQKMPKRGRQCRKSSDEATEDKPEKKAGRQRGEKSGDGKSKDDAVDEKPPKRQSNHLKGSGKPR, from the exons ATGAAGAACAAAGGAAGGCCTTATCCTCCAAGCATAAAG AAACGGAAGAAGATGTTGACTGGGGATAATGCCCTGATGTGCCACCAGTGCCAGAGGAATGATAAAGGGAGGGTGGTCTGGTGTAATTCATGCAGCAATAAGCGCTTCTGTGTGCCATGCATTGAAAGATG GTATCCTAATTTGTCAGAAGACGAATTTGCTGCAAAATGCCCATATTGTCGCAAGAACTGTAATTGCAAGGGATGCCTACGAATGCGAGGGGTTGAAGAG CCTCCAAAGAAGGAAATTTCTGAAGAAAACCAAATCTCTTATGCTTGTGATGTTGTGCGCTTGTTGCTTCCCTGGTTGAGAAAACTGCGACAGGAGCAGATGGAGGAGAAGAAATTGGAGGCTAAAATAAAAG GTGTTTTGGTTAATGATACGAAGTTGGAACAAGCTGAATGTAATCTAGATGAACGTGTCTACTG CAATAATTGTAAAACTTCTATAGTTGATTTTCATAGAAGCTGCAAGTATTGCTTTTATGATCTGTGCCTTGAATGCTGCGGGGAGATCCGCAAAGGTGAGATTCCTGGAGGAGAAGAGATAACGAAAGTAGAGCCTGAAAATAGAGGCCGGGATTATCTTTTTGGTACTACTAAGTCAAAGGATGGGAGTAAAGGGTTCTCCTTGAGGAGGCACAGCTCAGAAAATGAGCCTTCCAATGGAATAGGTTCTAGTGAGGGGGCAAGTAACTCTCTGGCGCTGTGGAAAGCAGAAAGTGATGGTAGCATACCTTGCCCACCAAAGGAGCTAGGAGGCTGTGGTGGTTCGATGTTGGACCTCAAGTGTTTTTTTCCAGAAAAGATGCTTTCCAATTTAGAAGAACGAGCTGACAGAATTATGAGGAGTGAAGTATTTGCAAACGCAGTAGCCAAAAGAAGTCATAGGTGCCCTTGTTATGACCATTCAGGGAACATAAGAACTCAGGATGTGCGAGCGGCTGCAAATAGGAAAGGCTCAAGTGATAACCACCTGTACTCCCCAGTTGCCACTGCTATCAAGGAGGATGACTTGGTGCACTTTCAGATGCATTGGTCCAAGGGTGAACCAGTTATTGTTTCTGACGTTCTACATTTGACTTCTGGTCTCAGTTGGGAGCCATTAGTTATGTGGCGGGCGTTGCGAGAGAAAAAGACTAATGGTGACGTAGAAGATGAGCACTTTGCTGTCAGGGCAGTAGATTGCCTCGATTGGTGTGAG GTGGAAATTAATATACACATGTTTTTTGTGGGATATATGAAAGGCAGAACGCACACCGTGGCACACTGGCCTGAGATGCTTAAGCTAAAGGACTGGCCACCatctagttcatttgatcagagATTGCCTCGCCATGGTGCTGAGTTTATCAGTGCATTGCCATTTCCTGAGTACACTGATCCTCGATATGGTCCGCTAAATCTTGCAGTCAAGCTTCCTGATGGTGCATTGAAGCCAGATCTTGGACCAAAAACTTACATTGCTTATGGATTTTACCAGGAGTTGGGCAGGGGTGATTCTGTGACCAAGCTTCACTGTGACATGTCTGATGCG GTAAATATATtgacacacacagcacaagtGCCCTACGAGTGTTATCAACCTGTGAAGATAGAGAAAACCAGAAAGAAAATGAAAGAGCAAGATCTTCAGGAACTTTATGGTGTTTCAGAATCCAGGAATATAACTGTTGATGAAATGCCAAAGACCTCATGTAATGATGGTACCTGTAAAGAAATTTCTGATA GTTTGGACATCAATGTTGTACCACCTGTTAATACTAAATCTAAGGTACAAAGTGAGGCAGGCCAGTGTTCAGACTACATTGACAAGGATAAAAGTTATGCTGGGATGCATAACGGGGAGAGAACTGGTGGTGCTTTATGGGATATTTTCCGAAGAGAAGATTCTGACAAGCTACAAGATTATCTTAGGAAACGTGCCATGGAATTCCGGCACATCCATTGCGATCCTGTGAAGCAG GTTATTCACCCAATTCATGATCAGACTTTCTACTTAACTGAGGAGCATAAGAGAAAGCTCAAGGAAGAATACG GTGTTGAACCGTGGACTTTTGAGCAGAAGCTTGGTGAAGCAGTTTTTATTCCTGCTGGGTGTCCTCACCAAGTGAGAAATTTGAAG TCTTGCATCAAGGTTGCAATGGACTTTGTTTCCCCAGAAAATGTTGATGAGTGCATAAAACTGACTGGAGAGTTTAGGCGACTTCCACCTGGTCACAGGGCTAAAGAGGATAAACTGGAG ATTAAGAAGATTGCTCTTCATGCTCTAAACCAAGTAATAAATTTCTTGGATCCTTCCTCTGAGGG GTTGAAGAGTGGGGCTGCCCAACCTAAGAATAAAAAAGAAGCTGAAGCTGAAGAACAGAAGATGCCTAAAAGGGGTCGCCAATGTCGCAAGTCCAGTGATGAAGCTACTGAAGATAAGCCCGAAAAGAAGGCTGGTCGTCAAAGAGGTGAGAAGAGCGGAGACGGCAAGTCCAAAGATGACGCTGTTGATGAGAAGCCTCCTAAAAGGCAGAGCAATCACCTGAAAGGCTCTGGCAAGCCTAGGTGA